One genomic window of Aethina tumida isolate Nest 87 chromosome 3, icAetTumi1.1, whole genome shotgun sequence includes the following:
- the LOC109602705 gene encoding uncharacterized protein LOC109602705 isoform X5 codes for MVQHKQIQVYDAISTHLKGSNTLHIPEDNVPNILKELQIFTSTQEVSKMLQCAKRYNRNGASNDSITFGEFCLLIREMQNQTNPLQHRKTSQHKTNNKCLSNCQVFLGGSCNPTTWRADTAIPELEKQGISFYNPQVTMWAPELVAQEHDAKQAASLLLFVIDSQTRSTVGMIEVAYLVASGRCVVVVAQPFIKGQSIMGEVISDQEYVDLVNGQTCLLHLVKSRGVKIHSDLKSALQCTANFFKNASSSNTTPEDQITVKLTKLKREYDSYGGRMSVENISDVYRRLTKKEADQTQVRNYLSKSELNNGTMPFDRFLTVMAELDGCDMCTSDVWAKSTNNNSCDLATSRLECLNERPHENVETNSRPLEPTYDVFLGGDKSAIKWCDEIAIPRLKNQGISYYNPTIREGFRQNGTSNFTSWDVMDGWKQGMDRSRILLFVITGDTRGLSTMVFASHYLAVRPENVILCIQHLSVDGCNIDNEMLTKIAIKDYNRARVYLADLAKRKQVKVFTNITDAVQEAIERSKSGK; via the exons ATGGTACAACATAAGCAAAT ACAAGTTTATGATGCAATCAGCACCCACCTTAAGGGTAGCAATACCCTCCACATTCCCGAAGACAATGTTCCAAACATCCTCAAAGAACTGCAAATATTCACATCAACACAGGAAG TGTCGAAAATGCTTCAGTGTGCGAAACGGTACAATAGAAATGGGGCGTCCAATGATTCCATCACGTTCGGCGAGTTCTGTCTGCTAATCAGGGAGATGCAAAACCAAACCAACCCGTTACAACACAGGAAGACGTCTCAACACAAAACGAACAACA AATGTTTGAGCAATTGTCAGGTTTTTTTGGGTGGTTCTTGCAATCCAACCACATGGAGGGCGGACACGGCGATACCAGAACTGGAGAAGCAGGGGATATCTTTTTACAATCCA CAAGTGACAATGTGGGCCCCAGAGCTAGTGGCACAGGAACATGATGCAAAGCAGGCAGCTTCCCTACTGTTATTTGTGATCGATAGTCAAACTAGAAGCACAGTGGGTATGATTGAGGTAGCTTATCTGGTGGCTTCAGGAAGATGTGTTGTTGTAGTTGCTCAACCCTTTATTAAGGGACAAAGTATTATGGGAGAAGTTATTTCAGACCA ggAATATGTTGATTTAGTTAATGGACAGACCTGTTTGTTACATTTAGTGAAAAGTAGAGGAGTGAAAATCCATTCAGATCTGAAGAGTGCCCTGCAATGTACCgccaacttttttaaaaatgcttcCTCTAGTAACACAACTCCTGAAGACCAAATTACAGTAAAGCTCAC AAAACTGAAACGAGAATATGACTCCTATGGAGGACGTATGAGCGTCGAGAACATATCGGACGTGTACAGGCGGCTAACTAAGAAGGAGGCGGATCAGACGCAGGTGCGCAACTATCTCAGCAAATCGGAGCTCAACAACGGCACCATGCCCTTCGACCGTTTCCTTACGGTGATGGCGGAACTGGACGGCTGTGATATGTGCACCAGTGATG TGTGGGCCAAatcaacaaacaataataGCTGTGATCTGGCGACTTCCCGTTTGGAATGCCTGAACGAAAGGCCCCACGAGAACGTTGAGACGAACTCGCGACCTCTGGAACCGACGTACGACGTTTTCTTGGGCGGCGACAAATCGGCAATCAAGTGGTGCGACGAGATTGCGATACCTAGGCTCAAGAACCAGGGCATATCTTACTATAATCCCACCATCAGAGAAG gttTCCGACAAAATGGGACGTCGAATTTTACGAGCTGGGATGTGATGGATGGGTGGAAGCAGGGGATGGATAGAAGTAGGATCTTACTGTTTGTCATAACGGGCGATACAAGGGGGTTGTCGACCATGGTTTTTGCCTCTCATTATTTAGCTGTCCGACCAGAAAATGTCATACTTTGTATTCAGCACTTGTCAGTCGATGGATGCAACATCGATAACGAAATg CTAACGAAGATCGCCATCAAAGACTACAACAGGGCTCGAGTATACCTTGCCGACTTAGCAAAACGGAAGCAAGTCAAGGTATTCACAAACATAACCGATGCGGTGCAAGAGGCGATCGAGAGGAGTAAAAGTGGTAAATAA
- the LOC109602705 gene encoding uncharacterized protein LOC109602705 isoform X2, which translates to MCLLFWFCRRFAWCGWRFVWFVCGPCVVCARYIEMSTTDEDQFNRQVYDAISTHLKGSNTLHIPEDNVPNILKELQIFTSTQEVSKMLQCAKRYNRNGASNDSITFGEFCLLIREMQNQTNPLQHRKTSQHKTNNKCLSNCQVFLGGSCNPTTWRADTAIPELEKQGISFYNPQVTMWAPELVAQEHDAKQAASLLLFVIDSQTRSTVGMIEVAYLVASGRCVVVVAQPFIKGQSIMGEVISDQEYVDLVNGQTCLLHLVKSRGVKIHSDLKSALQCTANFFKNASSSNTTPEDQITVKLTKLKREYDSYGGRMSVENISDVYRRLTKKEADQTQVRNYLSKSELNNGTMPFDRFLTVMAELDGCDMCTSDVWAKSTNNNSCDLATSRLECLNERPHENVETNSRPLEPTYDVFLGGDKSAIKWCDEIAIPRLKNQGISYYNPTIREGFRQNGTSNFTSWDVMDGWKQGMDRSRILLFVITGDTRGLSTMVFASHYLAVRPENVILCIQHLSVDGCNIDNEMLTKIAIKDYNRARVYLADLAKRKQVKVFTNITDAVQEAIERSKSGK; encoded by the exons ACAAGTTTATGATGCAATCAGCACCCACCTTAAGGGTAGCAATACCCTCCACATTCCCGAAGACAATGTTCCAAACATCCTCAAAGAACTGCAAATATTCACATCAACACAGGAAG TGTCGAAAATGCTTCAGTGTGCGAAACGGTACAATAGAAATGGGGCGTCCAATGATTCCATCACGTTCGGCGAGTTCTGTCTGCTAATCAGGGAGATGCAAAACCAAACCAACCCGTTACAACACAGGAAGACGTCTCAACACAAAACGAACAACA AATGTTTGAGCAATTGTCAGGTTTTTTTGGGTGGTTCTTGCAATCCAACCACATGGAGGGCGGACACGGCGATACCAGAACTGGAGAAGCAGGGGATATCTTTTTACAATCCA CAAGTGACAATGTGGGCCCCAGAGCTAGTGGCACAGGAACATGATGCAAAGCAGGCAGCTTCCCTACTGTTATTTGTGATCGATAGTCAAACTAGAAGCACAGTGGGTATGATTGAGGTAGCTTATCTGGTGGCTTCAGGAAGATGTGTTGTTGTAGTTGCTCAACCCTTTATTAAGGGACAAAGTATTATGGGAGAAGTTATTTCAGACCA ggAATATGTTGATTTAGTTAATGGACAGACCTGTTTGTTACATTTAGTGAAAAGTAGAGGAGTGAAAATCCATTCAGATCTGAAGAGTGCCCTGCAATGTACCgccaacttttttaaaaatgcttcCTCTAGTAACACAACTCCTGAAGACCAAATTACAGTAAAGCTCAC AAAACTGAAACGAGAATATGACTCCTATGGAGGACGTATGAGCGTCGAGAACATATCGGACGTGTACAGGCGGCTAACTAAGAAGGAGGCGGATCAGACGCAGGTGCGCAACTATCTCAGCAAATCGGAGCTCAACAACGGCACCATGCCCTTCGACCGTTTCCTTACGGTGATGGCGGAACTGGACGGCTGTGATATGTGCACCAGTGATG TGTGGGCCAAatcaacaaacaataataGCTGTGATCTGGCGACTTCCCGTTTGGAATGCCTGAACGAAAGGCCCCACGAGAACGTTGAGACGAACTCGCGACCTCTGGAACCGACGTACGACGTTTTCTTGGGCGGCGACAAATCGGCAATCAAGTGGTGCGACGAGATTGCGATACCTAGGCTCAAGAACCAGGGCATATCTTACTATAATCCCACCATCAGAGAAG gttTCCGACAAAATGGGACGTCGAATTTTACGAGCTGGGATGTGATGGATGGGTGGAAGCAGGGGATGGATAGAAGTAGGATCTTACTGTTTGTCATAACGGGCGATACAAGGGGGTTGTCGACCATGGTTTTTGCCTCTCATTATTTAGCTGTCCGACCAGAAAATGTCATACTTTGTATTCAGCACTTGTCAGTCGATGGATGCAACATCGATAACGAAATg CTAACGAAGATCGCCATCAAAGACTACAACAGGGCTCGAGTATACCTTGCCGACTTAGCAAAACGGAAGCAAGTCAAGGTATTCACAAACATAACCGATGCGGTGCAAGAGGCGATCGAGAGGAGTAAAAGTGGTAAATAA
- the LOC109602705 gene encoding uncharacterized protein LOC109602705 isoform X3: protein MVQHKQMYVIYLVYLQVYDAISTHLKGSNTLHIPEDNVPNILKELQIFTSTQEVSKMLQCAKRYNRNGASNDSITFGEFCLLIREMQNQTNPLQHRKTSQHKTNNKCLSNCQVFLGGSCNPTTWRADTAIPELEKQGISFYNPQVTMWAPELVAQEHDAKQAASLLLFVIDSQTRSTVGMIEVAYLVASGRCVVVVAQPFIKGQSIMGEVISDQEYVDLVNGQTCLLHLVKSRGVKIHSDLKSALQCTANFFKNASSSNTTPEDQITVKLTKLKREYDSYGGRMSVENISDVYRRLTKKEADQTQVRNYLSKSELNNGTMPFDRFLTVMAELDGCDMCTSDVWAKSTNNNSCDLATSRLECLNERPHENVETNSRPLEPTYDVFLGGDKSAIKWCDEIAIPRLKNQGISYYNPTIREGFRQNGTSNFTSWDVMDGWKQGMDRSRILLFVITGDTRGLSTMVFASHYLAVRPENVILCIQHLSVDGCNIDNEMLTKIAIKDYNRARVYLADLAKRKQVKVFTNITDAVQEAIERSKSGK from the exons ATGGTACAACATAAGCAAATGTACGTTATTTACTTGGTGTATTT ACAAGTTTATGATGCAATCAGCACCCACCTTAAGGGTAGCAATACCCTCCACATTCCCGAAGACAATGTTCCAAACATCCTCAAAGAACTGCAAATATTCACATCAACACAGGAAG TGTCGAAAATGCTTCAGTGTGCGAAACGGTACAATAGAAATGGGGCGTCCAATGATTCCATCACGTTCGGCGAGTTCTGTCTGCTAATCAGGGAGATGCAAAACCAAACCAACCCGTTACAACACAGGAAGACGTCTCAACACAAAACGAACAACA AATGTTTGAGCAATTGTCAGGTTTTTTTGGGTGGTTCTTGCAATCCAACCACATGGAGGGCGGACACGGCGATACCAGAACTGGAGAAGCAGGGGATATCTTTTTACAATCCA CAAGTGACAATGTGGGCCCCAGAGCTAGTGGCACAGGAACATGATGCAAAGCAGGCAGCTTCCCTACTGTTATTTGTGATCGATAGTCAAACTAGAAGCACAGTGGGTATGATTGAGGTAGCTTATCTGGTGGCTTCAGGAAGATGTGTTGTTGTAGTTGCTCAACCCTTTATTAAGGGACAAAGTATTATGGGAGAAGTTATTTCAGACCA ggAATATGTTGATTTAGTTAATGGACAGACCTGTTTGTTACATTTAGTGAAAAGTAGAGGAGTGAAAATCCATTCAGATCTGAAGAGTGCCCTGCAATGTACCgccaacttttttaaaaatgcttcCTCTAGTAACACAACTCCTGAAGACCAAATTACAGTAAAGCTCAC AAAACTGAAACGAGAATATGACTCCTATGGAGGACGTATGAGCGTCGAGAACATATCGGACGTGTACAGGCGGCTAACTAAGAAGGAGGCGGATCAGACGCAGGTGCGCAACTATCTCAGCAAATCGGAGCTCAACAACGGCACCATGCCCTTCGACCGTTTCCTTACGGTGATGGCGGAACTGGACGGCTGTGATATGTGCACCAGTGATG TGTGGGCCAAatcaacaaacaataataGCTGTGATCTGGCGACTTCCCGTTTGGAATGCCTGAACGAAAGGCCCCACGAGAACGTTGAGACGAACTCGCGACCTCTGGAACCGACGTACGACGTTTTCTTGGGCGGCGACAAATCGGCAATCAAGTGGTGCGACGAGATTGCGATACCTAGGCTCAAGAACCAGGGCATATCTTACTATAATCCCACCATCAGAGAAG gttTCCGACAAAATGGGACGTCGAATTTTACGAGCTGGGATGTGATGGATGGGTGGAAGCAGGGGATGGATAGAAGTAGGATCTTACTGTTTGTCATAACGGGCGATACAAGGGGGTTGTCGACCATGGTTTTTGCCTCTCATTATTTAGCTGTCCGACCAGAAAATGTCATACTTTGTATTCAGCACTTGTCAGTCGATGGATGCAACATCGATAACGAAATg CTAACGAAGATCGCCATCAAAGACTACAACAGGGCTCGAGTATACCTTGCCGACTTAGCAAAACGGAAGCAAGTCAAGGTATTCACAAACATAACCGATGCGGTGCAAGAGGCGATCGAGAGGAGTAAAAGTGGTAAATAA
- the LOC109602705 gene encoding uncharacterized protein LOC109602705 isoform X4, with translation MTAPHEYVLGPFTRQVYDAISTHLKGSNTLHIPEDNVPNILKELQIFTSTQEVSKMLQCAKRYNRNGASNDSITFGEFCLLIREMQNQTNPLQHRKTSQHKTNNKCLSNCQVFLGGSCNPTTWRADTAIPELEKQGISFYNPQVTMWAPELVAQEHDAKQAASLLLFVIDSQTRSTVGMIEVAYLVASGRCVVVVAQPFIKGQSIMGEVISDQEYVDLVNGQTCLLHLVKSRGVKIHSDLKSALQCTANFFKNASSSNTTPEDQITVKLTKLKREYDSYGGRMSVENISDVYRRLTKKEADQTQVRNYLSKSELNNGTMPFDRFLTVMAELDGCDMCTSDVWAKSTNNNSCDLATSRLECLNERPHENVETNSRPLEPTYDVFLGGDKSAIKWCDEIAIPRLKNQGISYYNPTIREGFRQNGTSNFTSWDVMDGWKQGMDRSRILLFVITGDTRGLSTMVFASHYLAVRPENVILCIQHLSVDGCNIDNEMLTKIAIKDYNRARVYLADLAKRKQVKVFTNITDAVQEAIERSKSGK, from the exons ACAAGTTTATGATGCAATCAGCACCCACCTTAAGGGTAGCAATACCCTCCACATTCCCGAAGACAATGTTCCAAACATCCTCAAAGAACTGCAAATATTCACATCAACACAGGAAG TGTCGAAAATGCTTCAGTGTGCGAAACGGTACAATAGAAATGGGGCGTCCAATGATTCCATCACGTTCGGCGAGTTCTGTCTGCTAATCAGGGAGATGCAAAACCAAACCAACCCGTTACAACACAGGAAGACGTCTCAACACAAAACGAACAACA AATGTTTGAGCAATTGTCAGGTTTTTTTGGGTGGTTCTTGCAATCCAACCACATGGAGGGCGGACACGGCGATACCAGAACTGGAGAAGCAGGGGATATCTTTTTACAATCCA CAAGTGACAATGTGGGCCCCAGAGCTAGTGGCACAGGAACATGATGCAAAGCAGGCAGCTTCCCTACTGTTATTTGTGATCGATAGTCAAACTAGAAGCACAGTGGGTATGATTGAGGTAGCTTATCTGGTGGCTTCAGGAAGATGTGTTGTTGTAGTTGCTCAACCCTTTATTAAGGGACAAAGTATTATGGGAGAAGTTATTTCAGACCA ggAATATGTTGATTTAGTTAATGGACAGACCTGTTTGTTACATTTAGTGAAAAGTAGAGGAGTGAAAATCCATTCAGATCTGAAGAGTGCCCTGCAATGTACCgccaacttttttaaaaatgcttcCTCTAGTAACACAACTCCTGAAGACCAAATTACAGTAAAGCTCAC AAAACTGAAACGAGAATATGACTCCTATGGAGGACGTATGAGCGTCGAGAACATATCGGACGTGTACAGGCGGCTAACTAAGAAGGAGGCGGATCAGACGCAGGTGCGCAACTATCTCAGCAAATCGGAGCTCAACAACGGCACCATGCCCTTCGACCGTTTCCTTACGGTGATGGCGGAACTGGACGGCTGTGATATGTGCACCAGTGATG TGTGGGCCAAatcaacaaacaataataGCTGTGATCTGGCGACTTCCCGTTTGGAATGCCTGAACGAAAGGCCCCACGAGAACGTTGAGACGAACTCGCGACCTCTGGAACCGACGTACGACGTTTTCTTGGGCGGCGACAAATCGGCAATCAAGTGGTGCGACGAGATTGCGATACCTAGGCTCAAGAACCAGGGCATATCTTACTATAATCCCACCATCAGAGAAG gttTCCGACAAAATGGGACGTCGAATTTTACGAGCTGGGATGTGATGGATGGGTGGAAGCAGGGGATGGATAGAAGTAGGATCTTACTGTTTGTCATAACGGGCGATACAAGGGGGTTGTCGACCATGGTTTTTGCCTCTCATTATTTAGCTGTCCGACCAGAAAATGTCATACTTTGTATTCAGCACTTGTCAGTCGATGGATGCAACATCGATAACGAAATg CTAACGAAGATCGCCATCAAAGACTACAACAGGGCTCGAGTATACCTTGCCGACTTAGCAAAACGGAAGCAAGTCAAGGTATTCACAAACATAACCGATGCGGTGCAAGAGGCGATCGAGAGGAGTAAAAGTGGTAAATAA